The DNA sequence CTTTTCGGGATCAAATATGATGGCTCCACCTTCCAGCCACCCCGACTCGGAAAACACCCACGATGCAGTTATCAGGTAGAAGTCACCTTCAGGCTGCATCGTCCCTTTCCTGAACCCATTCGTACTTCATGGTTCGCTGCCTTGGTATGAAACCGGCCGATTTTATTATTCTCCTGATTTCGTCCAGGGACATGCGGAAGGAAACGCCTGCTGCGGCAACGACATTTTCTTCTATCATGGTGGATCCAAAGTCGTTTGCCCCGAAAAACAAAGCCATCTGTGCCACATAGGGGCCCATGGTAACCCAGGAAGCCTGCAGGTTATCGAAATTGTCAAGGGCTATCCGTGACACGGCCAGAAGGCGAAGGTACTCAACACTCGTTTCCGGACGCTTCCAGGAAAGCGCCGTGTTCCCGGGCTGGAAAGCCCAGGGGATGAAGGCCGTAAAACCGCCCGTACGATCCTGCAGTTCTCTCAGGGCTATGAGATGTCGAACCCTGTCCTCTCTGCTTTCCAGATGACCGAACATCATTGTGGCAGTGGTTCTCAGCCCCTGCCTGTGTGCTTCTTCCATAACTTCCAGCCATTCCCCTGCGGTGCATTTGCGGGGAGAAACCCTCATTCTGATTTCATCCACAAGAATTTCGGCACCTCCGCCAGGTATGGAATCAAGACCGGCGGCAACAAGCCTCCTTATTGTTTCCGATACTGAAATACCTTCAAGCTTTGAAAAGAAAACTATCTCTGGAGGTGAAAAGGCGTGGATGTGGATTCCGGGAAATCTCATTTTTATGAATCTCAGCAGGTCTTCATAAAAAGACAGAGGAAGATCGGGGTTATGACCTCCCTGCAGGAGTATCTGAGTTCCGCCTAACCTGACGGTCTCTTCTATTTTCCGCTCCAGCTCATCTTTCGATATCACAAACCCTTCGGGATGCCCCGGGGGTCTGTAATAAGCGCAAAACTTACAGCCGGAAACGCAGATGTTTGAGTAATTGATATTCCGGTCTATTACGTAGCTCACATAGGGCTCCGGGTGTTTTTTCATGCGAATAGCATGGGCAAGTCGCCCGAGGAGGAAAAGATCTGCCTTTTCGTAAAGCTGAACAATTTCTTCGTAGCCTAAACGGCTTCCTGCCATGACCTTATCCGAAATTTTTTTCAGGCTATCTTCCACAGCGAGCCCCCTTAAAGGTTCTTTCATTCTATTTCGTCAGGGGTTCGAAAAAGCTGTTTCTCTCCACGGGTCTAAACCCTGCGGAGGTTATGAGGTATTCGATTTCTTCCCTCGTAAGAGCTTCTTCGGATTCAGCTCCGGCCATGTGACCTATTTTTTCCTCTATGACGGTCCCGTCGAAGTCGTCGGCCCCGAAAAACAGAGCAAGCTGGGCGAGTTTTACCGTGAGCATAACCCAATATGCTTTGATGTGAGGAATGTTATCCAGAACAAGGCGGCTTACTGCTATGGTTCTCAGTATATCGACACCTGTAGGGCCGGGAATATCCCGTAACGGCGATTTCTTTGCGAGAAAAGGTAGTGGAATGAAACAA is a window from the Thermodesulforhabdus norvegica genome containing:
- the mqnC gene encoding cyclic dehypoxanthinyl futalosine synthase translates to MAGSRLGYEEIVQLYEKADLFLLGRLAHAIRMKKHPEPYVSYVIDRNINYSNICVSGCKFCAYYRPPGHPEGFVISKDELERKIEETVRLGGTQILLQGGHNPDLPLSFYEDLLRFIKMRFPGIHIHAFSPPEIVFFSKLEGISVSETIRRLVAAGLDSIPGGGAEILVDEIRMRVSPRKCTAGEWLEVMEEAHRQGLRTTATMMFGHLESREDRVRHLIALRELQDRTGGFTAFIPWAFQPGNTALSWKRPETSVEYLRLLAVSRIALDNFDNLQASWVTMGPYVAQMALFFGANDFGSTMIEENVVAAAGVSFRMSLDEIRRIIKSAGFIPRQRTMKYEWVQERDDAA